One Notolabrus celidotus isolate fNotCel1 chromosome 16, fNotCel1.pri, whole genome shotgun sequence DNA window includes the following coding sequences:
- the edn2 gene encoding endothelin-2 translates to MASFMCKTLVLFIIICTALQEGCGLPLSDRAELPAQAPHPHRVRTKRCSCSSWDDKECIYFCHLDIIWVNTPSKLLPYGLGSPQSRRRRRSADRCECLDTADKTCSGFCHTSSHSSRSEDVGTLVQSANTNRNKLLESFRTVVKSNMAVAKSAQSSKQNLGGVNRTRR, encoded by the exons ATGGCTTCCTTCATGTGCAAGACTCTGGTTTTATTCATCATCATCTGCACAGCTCTGCAAGAGG GTTGTGGGCTCCCCTTATCAGACCGGGCAGAGCTGCCAGCTCAGGCTCCTCATCCACACCGCGTCAGGACCAAGCgctgctcctgcagcagctgggaTGATAAAGAGTGCATCTACTTCTGCCACCTGGATATTATCTGGGTCAACACGCCGAG TAAACTTCTCCCTTATGGCCTTGGAAGTCCCCAGTCTCGCCGCCGCCGTCGGTCAGCTGACCGATGTGAATGCCTCGACACTGCCGATAAAACCTGCTCCGGCTTCTGCCACACAAG CTCACACAGTTCAAGGAGTGAGGACGTGGGTACGTTGGTGcaatctgcaaacacaaacaggaacaaacTTCTGGAGTCTTTCAG AACTGTTGTCAAGTCCAACATGGCGGTCGCAAAAAGTGCTCAGTCATCAAAGCAGAACCTAGGTGGAGTGAACAGGACGAGGAGGTAA